The following DNA comes from Alienimonas californiensis.
GACCGGCCGCGGGTCGAGCATCATAGGGACGCGGCCCGTGACCGCAACCGCGGTCAGGCCTCCGGCGAAGCCCGCTTCCCCGTTCTGCGACAGGCGTCGGAGCAGAAGCGGACCTGATCCCAGTCCCGCTCCCACTTCTTTCGCCAGCGGAAGGGCCGCCCGCAGACTGGGCAAACCTTCGTCGGCAGGTCGCGCGGGGCGGGGGAGCGGGGCACAGAGGAAAACGGACGGGCGCGGGCGTGATTGACCGGAGGGGGGCGGGATCTTACCGTCCTCGATTCGCCCCGGCGGCCGGATCGCCGCCCCAGTCTTTGCACAAAGCGACGGATGAAGTCCGAAGAGCGGCAGGCCCTCCAGCAGAACGAACTGGAGCAGGAATACGTCGGCCACCTCAAGCCGTTCCTGGAACAGTACGGCCGGCTGGTCGCGCTGGCCGCGGTCGCGCTGGTGCTGCTGTTCGTGGCCGTCAGCGTCTGGCTGGGCGCGGGTCGCAGCAACCGCGAAGCCGGTTGGCCGGCGCTGTTCGAGGCGCAGAGCGTTGCGGAACTCGAAGCGGTCGCCGACGAGGAACTCAGCGGCACCACCAACGCCACCGCCTGGGCCCACCTGCGAGCCGGTAACGCCTTCCTGTCCACGGCGTCCGGCGCCGCGTTCACCGATCGGAAGGGGGCGGAGGACGGTCTCGCCTCCGCTCGCAAGCACTTCGAAGCGGCCCTCGCCGCTGAGGACGCCCCGTCCGCGCTGCGGGCGCAGGCCCTCTACGGACTGGCGAGCGTCGAGGAGGCCAGCTCCTCCGGCGACGTGAAGGCGGCGACCGACCTCTACAACCGACTGATCGCCGACTACCCGGACTCCCCGCTGGTCCCCGCCGCGGAACTGCGTTTGGAAGCTCTGAAGCGGCCGACCACCGGGCCGTTCCTCGCCTGGTTCGACAAGCAGGCGCCCCAGCAGGACGACCTCGCCCGTCCGCTGGACAACGTCACCCCGGACGAGGACGACGCCCCGCTGCCCGGCGTGGACGCCGCCGCCCCGTCGACGCCCCCCGCCCCGACCCCGCCGGCCGGGGACGAACCCGCGACGGCGGACGAGGCGCCGGCCGACCCCTTCGAGGGGGAAGGGGACGCTGAGGCCCCCATGACGGAAGAAACGCCCGAGCCGGTGGCGAGCGAGTCGTCCGAGACGACCCCGGAGCCGACGCCGGCACCGAACACGCAACCTGAGGGCGAGTCGGCGCCGGAATCCGGCGGCGAGAGTCCCGAAGAAGACGAAGCCCCGGCTCCCGGCGGTGACTGACGCGGAACGACGGACCCTCGTCGTCGGCTCCGACGAAGCGGGCGAACGAGCGGATGTGGCGTTGGCGGGTCTGTTCCCGGAGCACAGCCGCTCCGCATTGCAGAAAGCGGTGAAGGCCGGGGCGGTGACGCTGAACGGCGGGCCGGTCAAAAGCGGCCATCGGCTGCGGGAAGGGGACGTCCTCAGCGGCGCCGCCCCGGAGGCCGCCGCCCCCACGGTGCCGGCCGAAGACCTGCCGATCGACGTGCTGTTCGAGGACGAGAGGCTGATCGTCGTCAATAAGGCGGCGGGGATGATCGTGCACCCCGGCCGCGGGAACCCCACCGGCACCCTCGCCGCGGCGTTGCAGCATCGGTTTGACACCCTCTCCGACGCCGGCGGGGCGCACCGCCCCGGCATCGTGCATCGGCTGGACCGCGACACCAGCGGGGTGCTGGTCGTGGCGAAGGACAACCCGGCCCACGCCGCCCTCAGCGATCAGTTCGCCGCCCGCACGGTGAAGAAGGAGTACGCCGCGATCGCCCGCGGCGTGCCGGGGTTCGATTCGGACTGGATCGAAACCCACGTCCGCGTGGATCCGCGAGTCCGGGAGCGGATGCAGGTCTGCGAAGCCGGCGGGAACGCCCGGTCGGCCCGGACGTTCTACGAAGTCGCCGAACGCTTTGCGCCGAAGGGCGGCCGGGGGACCGGGCACACGCTGTTCCGCCTGTTCCCGCACACCGGCCGCACGCACCAGTTGCGGGTGCACCTCCGGCATCTCGGGCACCCGATCGTCGCCGACAACGTCTACGGCGGCGGCAAATCGTTCACCGTGGCGGAGGCCCAGGGCGAAACCTCCCCCGGCGGCCGCACGCTGATCCGCCGGCAGGCCCTGCACGCCCGGCGATTGGAATTCGATCACCCCGCCAGCGGCGAACGGCTTTCCTTCGAGGCGCCGCTGCCGCGGGACATGACGGCGGTCCTCGACGCCCTCCGTGAGCCCCGCTAGCCTGCCTGGCATGCACCTCGCCCGCTTCCAGACCGCCGCCGACGCCCCGCCGCAGGTCGGCCTGTCGAACGGGGAGGGCGGGATCGTCGCCCTCGGCACCGCAGGCGACGGGCTGACGCTCTCCGACCTGCTGCACGCCGACGACCCGGCCGGCCGCGTCGCCGCCTGTCCAAGCGGCGAGACCTTCGCCCTGGCGGACGTCCGTCTGCTGCCGCCGGTCGAACGGCAGGAGGTCTGGGCGGCGGGGGTGACCTACAAACGCTCGCAGGTCGCCCGGATGAGCGAATCCGAGGCCGCCGCGGATCACTACGACCGCGTCTACACCGCGGCCCGGCCGGAGATCTTTTTCAAGTCGACCGCCGGCCGCGTTGTGGCGGACGGCGAACCGATTCGGGTGCGGTCCGACAGCCGCTGGACGGTGCCGGAGCCGGAACTAACGCTGCTCGTCGCCCCGGACGGTCGCATCGTCGGGTACGCGGTCGGCGACGACGTTTCCGCACGGGACATTGAGGGCGAGAACCCGCTCTATCTGCCGCAGGCGAAGACCTACGACGGCTCCTGCGCCCTCGGTTCCACCGTGCTGCTGGCCGAGGGGCCGCTGGATCTGCCGGCAACGACGATTACGCTGACGATCGAACGCGACGGAGCGACGGCCTATGAGGACCGCACCGACCTGTCCCAGATGAAGCGGTCGCTGGAGGAACTCGTCGCCTGGCTGACGAAGGAGTACTCGATCCCCGACGGCGCCGCCCTGATGACCGGCACCGGGCTGGTGCCGCCGGACCAGTTCACCCTGGAGCAGGGGGACGTCGTCACGATCAAGAT
Coding sequences within:
- a CDS encoding DUF2256 domain-containing protein, giving the protein MPRSPAPRDLPTKVCPVCGRPFRWRKKWERDWDQVRFCSDACRRTGKRASPEA
- a CDS encoding tetratricopeptide repeat protein, encoding MKSEERQALQQNELEQEYVGHLKPFLEQYGRLVALAAVALVLLFVAVSVWLGAGRSNREAGWPALFEAQSVAELEAVADEELSGTTNATAWAHLRAGNAFLSTASGAAFTDRKGAEDGLASARKHFEAALAAEDAPSALRAQALYGLASVEEASSSGDVKAATDLYNRLIADYPDSPLVPAAELRLEALKRPTTGPFLAWFDKQAPQQDDLARPLDNVTPDEDDAPLPGVDAAAPSTPPAPTPPAGDEPATADEAPADPFEGEGDAEAPMTEETPEPVASESSETTPEPTPAPNTQPEGESAPESGGESPEEDEAPAPGGD
- a CDS encoding RluA family pseudouridine synthase is translated as MTDAERRTLVVGSDEAGERADVALAGLFPEHSRSALQKAVKAGAVTLNGGPVKSGHRLREGDVLSGAAPEAAAPTVPAEDLPIDVLFEDERLIVVNKAAGMIVHPGRGNPTGTLAAALQHRFDTLSDAGGAHRPGIVHRLDRDTSGVLVVAKDNPAHAALSDQFAARTVKKEYAAIARGVPGFDSDWIETHVRVDPRVRERMQVCEAGGNARSARTFYEVAERFAPKGGRGTGHTLFRLFPHTGRTHQLRVHLRHLGHPIVADNVYGGGKSFTVAEAQGETSPGGRTLIRRQALHARRLEFDHPASGERLSFEAPLPRDMTAVLDALREPR
- a CDS encoding fumarylacetoacetate hydrolase family protein; protein product: MSPASLPGMHLARFQTAADAPPQVGLSNGEGGIVALGTAGDGLTLSDLLHADDPAGRVAACPSGETFALADVRLLPPVERQEVWAAGVTYKRSQVARMSESEAAADHYDRVYTAARPEIFFKSTAGRVVADGEPIRVRSDSRWTVPEPELTLLVAPDGRIVGYAVGDDVSARDIEGENPLYLPQAKTYDGSCALGSTVLLAEGPLDLPATTITLTIERDGATAYEDRTDLSQMKRSLEELVAWLTKEYSIPDGAALMTGTGLVPPDQFTLEQGDVVTIKIAGVGTLRNPVTRG